The Plasmodium yoelii strain 17X genome assembly, chromosome: 14 DNA segment ATACACATATTTTAAGATTGATCAAACTGAATTTAAAATTACAAAACAGCTCATTACGTATGGAACCACATATTGCTTAcactaataaataaaaaagcatagtaatataaatattatattaaaataattaatttaatctGAGGAATGcagttaattttatatattactaaTACTACTATAATAGCAACATTTTTACCTCATCATAATAGTATGATAAAACTTATACTATAAGAATCAAgtattttgtaatttttttatcactttTAGTACAAGTTTTACTAAACATTTTTCTAGcaaaattgttaattttataaaaattatttattggtaGCAATATTGACGGCtatgttttttataaattaatgcaaattataattttccttttaataacaaaatatagtattataaagttaaaaaaaatacaaataaaatatgaagtaAAAtacgaaataaaataatgaaacataAAGTTGTAAAgtcaagaaatatataatgtaattaatttgttttttaattataatattcttaaTGTCGAGGTGTTCATGTATTATGGGTCAAGGTTATGTTTATGATTGATGGTTGATTGTTTATGGTTCTGGGATATTGTaatcacattttttataattaattttttataattaattttttataattaaatatatgtatgatTGTGTATGTTTAATCTGGAGATGATGTGTAAATATTGAAGGAAAACAGGGGTAGTgtgattaatatgaaataggtgataatatatagatttaaaatgattaaaataatatattagatatataaatattggttatatatgacaattgtctattatataaaacttgttaatcagggggtatattgaattatggaGATTATAATATGCAATGCATTTTTGTTCGatgaaaaattttatttagtaaaagttattttgatttaaattatattacggGAATGTATGCTGTAATAATAGGATTATATGTGAGGGTGGGTATGAATTATAAGATGATTCATTTGTAACAATTGtctacaatataatataccttcatattaatatgtgtgtttttaagattaattaaacatatcactaatatataataggtagTGTTAAAGTATAGGTTGCTATATGTCGACAATATAACGTTGTTTATAGATGCTATAATGGTTCTAACGTTTTTAGTAacacataaaaaattgaactatatatacaatattttttaagttttaattgtagctactattctctttttgtattaatagaaattGATTTATATggcataatttatttatcataaggtataCTAAcatattaatcactattaatttttaaactttatattttgaggtatatataaattggaaatatgttataaatagtaaattgaaaaaacataagtatattaaatataatgttatagttctaataattataaataatatgatatatagaatatcgctattgttctaatatagtaaaatattataccaattactaatattgaaaaatgttaaattttggaaacatatacaattatatattaatgcaaagtaTACAGCAaaagtatgtaataattaatttgaaataatatttttattaggttattatatacatacaaattcacaaatatataatttaaatatattgttattggAAATAATGTTCCAAAATAGttaatttaaaacaacaaaataCGGAAATATTCTACATTGGTTTAAAGGATTATTATTGAGTGCACTAATTGTTCCGTTGTACTATGTAGTTACATAGCAGTGACAATAacaatagtaataacaatagataaagtattaaatacgaaaaatCATTAAATCCATTTGATACACTATATggatataaattcattatatatattattaaacttgtaataagactaaaattgtatacaaaaagataaaatgaaatattataacatttatttaagtatGCTTTAATGTGATAACATTAGACTACAGTACtaagcaaaataatattaataactCTATAGTTTCCttaaaatatagtttattataaaatatataaggaaactatatatttataaaagtaataattctaagttatttttaatttatacatgaattaaaaactttaatggtagaaaatataagaaataatTAAACTGTGTAGAATAGGTAAATCTTATATGGCTACatccttgtcttaaaaaagcatacgtcccttatctctccccTCAAACGGCAATATACTAACCTAATAcacatagttttatattatactttaaaatttgtatcaatacttatttatgtgttatatatttaacatatactaagtattattttaaaaacagtatacattcaaagatttatttaagcttataaatacgggttcagtgctaatcgCCGCTTTAACGGtggaaaaatatggaaaacattataaaattactaaataaagaatacttctaaattggaatatgtagaaataaaaataaagttatagaactcattaaaatgaattatgaatttatatacattcattaaaaacaatataaatttatataatttgcatagagatgtaagtaaaataacttaatttgaaaatactataattttagtaaaactgtggtttattgtattataaacaagtatgtaaatatttaatatattttaaaaaattactatttatatactttaaggattacagtaataatatagtttttatttttttagatttatacagcatttaattttttgaaggACAATCATCaaaacataagatataaatatattccttttctatgttcaaaaatactttaaattcattatagaaagatatccatttttataataaagatgtaccagatgttagtaagaatttCATTTGttgtataaaattcattacatatatatttaataaaaattgtattaagcaactctctatttaaggtaacatagctaattatcataaacacaaataaaacctttttttagtaataatattattttattattctatattaatttaattattgaaaaacatataatatatttaactacagacaggTGTTATATATTGGGATAAAACATTTGCGTCACATATTTGGTGCAGTACATATAAAAGAACATGCCTatactcaatttacaaatcaaaaataaaaacccattataatgaataaggaaatggtatatccattttttaataataatagtttcctttacatttttttatattgtattatatatatcattaaactttattttaataattctcgtttttattaattgtttttaactGCTTTCTTAGTGTATAAGGTTCAAGAATGTAAGAGAATGGATTTCCGATGAATTGATTGAAGGAAATTAtcaatttaaagataataattttttaaataatgattGTAATcgtgataatattttaaataattcttgtaataattttaaaagtgatttcgataaaataagtgctggatgtttatatttgttggatCAATTATATAGGGATTGTGGTGTGACTCCCTCTCCTGCAAGAAATAacatcaatattgttgattacattttgatatggttaagttacaTGTTAAACCTGGacaaaactaaaaaaaacaagaatataaatgatttttatagTACATACATAAATAGTTGTGATAAGTATATGATCCAAATAAGTGAATTAACTGaatatgataattataagGGTCTTATAGATGCAAGAAATTATTTGTTGTATATGAATAGTAATCTtgtatctaaattttataaagcatttaaatcattatgtgaAATGTATAATGAACTTGATGATGACAATCAAAATTGCAATAATTATTTGGAAGATgataatgaattttttaaaaaatatgatgaactTAACAAAGATTctgatattaataaaaaagattCATACCGTCAACTATTATCTACTTTATTAActgattattataattttaaaacgGAATGTAAAAGTGCTCAAGAAAGAAAACATAAAGACACTACAGAAACAATTAAACAAACATATCCTGTAGGTGGTGAACTACCTGAAGGATATGTACTACCTGAAGGATATGGACTAACTGAACAATCTGGAGAAACTGGACATATTTCTGAAGTtacatcaagttcgtcgatagtaagcaaattaattccagttGTGTCGATATTTGCTGcaatatcaatttttttaggaatttcttataaggtaaataataaggaattaaaaaattattttcattatatatatgtaaacgttaacaaaaaaatcatacgtttcttaacattttatattagtattcattatttggatttcggaaaagagttcaaaaacatttaagaaaaatactaaaaaaataaagaagaaaactgatcattaatatggGATTCAAATAgtgactatttcaggaatagtaataatgattaatatattttaagaaactgtctatttgaaaataattttttaccataatttttgaacataattattggatctataataattaatataaccaataatatataatgttatatatatatagttataacatttttatactttttttgtataatttttaaacagtttttatgttgtgggtcaggGTCGAGTTTGTCATTATGGaccccatattcgggttaagTGTTacattgcatttaattttgaatatttttttataatttgataacatttattagtttaaagaattgttttaaatatatataggaaataaaatataataatatgtataagaTAAGTTGtagtttttaatatttatattaagtctaaatatgtaagagaaaaaatatggGTGAAAATGACTATGAAAAGGAACGATtaaagtaatatattttgacaAACTATAAGAATTGCATTTCGTGTTAATATAACTTATGGTAAATCCGATGAATTATTtactttttgtattttattgttaattttgtGTTAATGGTTTATGGATGAATCGGTCGAATATTGGAATAGATATAGAAAGATTATTCCAAAGTATTGATTTGATCCAAAAAGTAAACGttgatttaaatattatcaatGCATAATATAAGAAACTGGGGGAGATGGAATGGAATtggaagaaaataattcattATGATTTCCTTCCTCAGTAACACCTGAACCAATGATAAATGGAATAAAAGTATAAAGTGGTATTtggagaaaaaatatataaatgaaataaattacattaaaggtatatttattttaagatCCATTATTTTAGGAATTATGCATAAGATAATGTGGAGttagtataatatttaaaaaatatttgtccactggaaaatattatacatttttacatTAGTGTTTATGTTAGTATTTATGAGTTGGAGAAGAAGGGGAAGTaagaaaaaaagatgaaaaattttataaatcgAGTCGATAAGAAACTGggattattaatatatacaaatattcaGGTCGATCATGtactatttattaatttattttttttgtttataaaagtaAGATTCTTTGGaatgataaatttaattaacttATATTTAagtcaaattaaaaaaaagtataaatttaaagaataCTAAATAGGCTGGATTTCAGTTATTAGTACAAATAATTATGGGTTTAATATGTGTGAGGAAT contains these protein-coding regions:
- a CDS encoding PIR protein, which codes for MNKEMCIRFKNVREWISDELIEGNYQFKDNNFLNNDCNRDNILNNSCNNFKSDFDKISAGCLYLLDQLYRDCGVTPSPARNNINIVDYILIWLSYMLNLDKTKKNKNINDFYSTYINSCDKYMIQISELTEYDNYKGLIDARNYLLYMNSNLVSKFYKAFKSLCEMYNELDDDNQNCNNYLEDDNEFFKKYDELNKDSDINKKDSYRQLLSTLLTDYYNFKTECKSAQERKHKDTTETIKQTYPVGGELPEGYVLPEGYGLTEQSGETGHISEVTSSSSIVSKLIPVVSIFAAISIFLGISYKYSLFGFRKRVQKHLRKILKK